One region of Trichosurus vulpecula isolate mTriVul1 chromosome 1, mTriVul1.pri, whole genome shotgun sequence genomic DNA includes:
- the PXN gene encoding paxillin isoform X1: protein MDDLDALLADLESTTSHISKRPVFLSEETPYSYPTGNHTYQEIAVPPPVPPPPSSEALNGTVLDPLDQWQPSGTRYIHQQPPPQSPVYNSSAKNPSVPVSRDSLGSPCPRGASEEEHVYSFPNKQKSAEPSPTIMSSSLGSNLSELDRLLLELNAVQHSPASGFLSDDTNQSPPLPGGLSAHYGIPENNSPLGGKVTPPVKEKPKRNGARGLEDVRPSVESLLDELESSVPSPVPAITVNQGEMNSPQRITSSQQQTRISASSATRELDELMASLSDFKTSSSVSPRSELLASSHTSPEPHGTRSSSASLMPRTGQISGDWGSASGVLCIEENGDSGRSSPALSSDPLPGGVSDAGSSGLSFMDGCPSGTEDQSLTQRKHTARADPSSEKRPPEAICSVSFLPKAHTRPQEPIPSWKVPTSPPSLEEVGDASRTQLWALEPPGAPDSHEAACAMEGAIEPAVVAVTRKDVFPDTWGPVKEPRLQRTLAVQGLMSQDGGHPTQAEKELGQESAPRRAASAMSSTGGGWGTETPTSSSRRDEPELPLAAETPAVERISTSGQIRSVIRRSRETGHAHPMSREPSPRRRLSPAVLHRTPSQDQLIAELQGRLGIRPEEEGVDEAGADPEAWLTEGVVITVQPRGRRDGGQVIEKVVFPPDSPIPLRRTVSVPVSPPPSPHQYLRYSPESGPSSSRAPPTLAHTSSGPPRVRDTPCDEEGHVAALGPVPSEASVSCPLRTPAAARLTVSVGCQTDENPLFPPVQAGLPPRGPEG from the exons ACGCCCTGCTTGCGGACCTGGAGTCCACCACCTCCCATATCTCCAAACGGCCTGTGTTCCTGTCTGAAGAGACCCCTTATTCCTACCCGACGGGGAACCACACGTATCAAGAGATAGCAGTACCCCCACCGGTCCCTCCACCCCCCTCTAGCGAGGCGCTCAACGGCACTGTTCTCGACCCCCTGGACCAGTGGCAGCCCAGCGGCACCCGATACATCCACCAGCAG CCTCCGCCCCAGTCTCCCGTGTACAACTCCAGTGCGAAAAATCCCAGCGTCCCTGTGTCCCGGGACAGCCTTGGGTCCCCCTGCCCCCGTGGAGCCAGCGAGGAGGAGCACGTGTACAG tTTCCCCAACAAGCAGAAATCAGCTGAGCCGTCCCCCACCATCATGAGCTCCTCACTGGGCAGTAACCTGTCAGAACTTGACCGCCTTCTCCTGGAATTGAATGCTGTCCAGCACAGCCCTGCTTCTGGCTTCTTGTCAG atGACACTAACCAGAGCCCTCCACTGCCCGGGGGGCTGAGTGCTCACTATGGCATCCCCGAGAACAACAGCCCCTTGGGGGGAAAGGTCACCCCTCCGGTGAAAGAGAAGCCCAAGCGGAATGGGGCCCGGGGTCTGGAGGATGTGAGACCCAGCGTGGAGAGCCTTTTGGATGAGCTGGAGAGCTCCGTGCCCAGCCCTGT CCCAGCCATCACTGTGAACCAGGGTGAGATGAACAGCCCTCAGCGCATCACATCCAGCCAGCAGCAGACCcgaatctcagcttcctcagccaCCAGGGAGCTGGACGAGCTGATGGCCTCCCTCTCGGACTTCAAG ACCAGCTCCTCCGTGTCCCCGCGATCAGAGCTGTTGGCCAGCTCACATACGTCTCCAGAACCACACGGCACCCGCTCATCTTCTGCTTCCTTGATGCCCCGAACTGGACAGATCTCTGGTGACTGGGGGAGTGCCTCTGGGGTCCTGTGCATTGAAGAGAATGGGGACTCAGGAAGGAGTTCCCCAGCTCTGTCCTCAGATCCCCTGCCTGGGGGGGTGTCTGATGCTGGCAGCTCTGGGTTATCTTTCATGGATGGGTGTCCCTCTGGAACAGAGGACCAGAGCCTGACTCAAAGGAAACACACGGCCAGAGCTGATCCCAGCAGTGAGAAGAGGCCTCCTGAGGCTATTTGTTCTGTCTCCTTCTTGCCCAAAGCACACACAAGGCCCCAGGAGCCCATCCCATCTTGGAAGGTGCCCACCAGCCCTCCTAGTCTAGAGGAGGTGGGTGATGCTTCAAGGACACAGCTGTGGGCTTTGGAGCCCCCTGGAGCCCCAGATTCACATGAAGCTGCTTGTGCCATGGAAGGAGCCATCGAACCAGCTGTTGTTGCCGTGACCCGAAAAGATGTATTCCCAGACACCTGGGGCCCTGTGAAGGAACCCAGACTACAGAGGACCTTGGCAGTGCAGGGGCTGATGAGTCAGGATGGTGGCCACCCCACCCAGGCCGAAAAGGAGCTGGGTCAGGAGAGCGCTCCCAGGAGAGCCGCATCTGCCATGAGCTCCACAGGGGGAGGCTGGGGCACAGAAACCCCAACAAGCTCGTCTAGGAGGGATGAGCCGGAGCTGCCCCTGGCAGCAGAGACTCCAGCTGTGGAGAGGATTTCCACCTCTGGCCAG ATCCGCTCCGTGATCAGGAGGAGCCGGGAGACAGGCCATGCACACCCCATGTCGCGGGAACCCTCCCCGCGTCGACGCCTGAGCCCTGCTGTCCTCCACAGGACCCCGTCTCAGGACCAGCTCATTGCCGAGTTGCAGGGCCGGTTGGGCATCAGGCCAGAGGAAGAGGGGGTGGACGAGGCAGGGGCTGACCCTGAGGCCTGGCTGACGGAGGGGGTTGTCATCACTGTGCAGCCTCGAGGGAGGAGGGACGGGGGACAGGTCATAGAGAAG gtTGTCTTTCCTCCTGACTCTCCCATTCCCCTGAGAAGAACCGTCTCAGttcctgtctctcctcctccttctcctcaccagTATCTCAGATACTCTCCTGAGAGTGGTCCCTCTTCCTCCCGGGCACCGCCAACCCTGGCCCACACCTCCTCTGGGCCTCCGAGGGTCAGGGACACCCCCTGTGATGAAGAGGGGCATGTGGCTGCCCTGGGCCCTGTTCCTAGTGAGGCCTCTGTCTCCTGCCCACTCCGCACCCCGGCTGCCGCCCGCCTCACCGTGTCTGTCGGCTGTCAGACCGATGAGAATCCACTCTTCCCCCCAGTTCAGGCAGGCCTGCCCCCCCGGGGTCCTGAGGGCTGA
- the RPLP0 gene encoding 60S acidic ribosomal protein P0, with the protein MPREDRATWKSNYFLKIIQLLDDYPKCFIVGADNVGSKQMQQIRMSLRGKAVVLMGKNTMMRKAIRGHLENNPALEKLLPHIRGNVGFVFTKEDLTEIRDMLLANKVPAAARAGAIAPCDVTVPAQNTGLGPEKTSFFQALGITTKISRGTIEILSDVQLIKTGDKVGASEATLLNMLNISPFSFGLIIQQVFDNGSIYNPEVLDITEEALHLRFLEGVRNVASVCLQIGYPTVASVPHSIINGYKRVLAVAVETEYTFPLAEKVKAFLADPSAFAVAAPAAAAPAAAAPAAAAPAKVEAKEESEESDEDMGFGLFD; encoded by the exons ATGCCCAGGGAAGACAGGGCTACCTGGAAATCCAATTACTTCCTCAAGATCATC CAACTTTTGGATGATTATCCAAAATGCTTCATTGTGGGAGCAGACAATGTGGGCTCCAAGCAGATGCAGCAGATCCGAATGTCCCTCCGTGGGAAGGCCGTGGTATTGATGGGAAAAAACACCATGATGCGCAAAGCCATTCGTGGGCATCTGGAGAACAACCCTGCCCTGGAGAA ACTACTGCCTCATATTCGGGGGAATGTGGGCTTTGTGTTCACCAAGGAAGATCTGACCGAGATTAGGGATATGCTTCTGGCCAATAAG GTGCCAGCTGCTGCCCGTGCCGGTGCCATTGCCCCATGTGATGTCACTGTGCCAGCCCAGAACACTGGCCTGGGTCCTGAGAAGACTTCCTTCTTCCAGGCTCTGGGTATCACCACCAAGATTTCCAGGGGCACCATTGAAATCTTG AGTGATGTGCAGCTGATTAAGACCGGGGACAAAGTGGGTGCCAGCGAGGCCACCTTGTTGAACATGCTGAACATCTCCCCATTCTCCTTTGGGCTGATCATTCAGCAGGTGTTTGACAATGGCAGCATCTACAACCCTGAAGTGCTGGACATCACGGAGGAAGCTTTGCACCTTCGGTTCTTAGAG GGTGTCCGTAACGTTGCCAGCGTCTGTCTGCAGATTGGCTACCCAACTGTTGCATCAGTACCCCACTCAATCATCAATGGGTACAAGCGGGTCTTGGCTGTAGCTGTGGAGACTGAGTACACCTTCCCACTTGCCGAAAAG GTGAAGGCCTTCCTGGCCGACCCTTCGGCATTTGCGGTGGCTGCCCCTGCGGCTGCTGCCCCAGCTGCTGCTgcgcctgctgctgctgctccagcCAAGGTGGAAGCCAAGGAAGAATCGGAGGAATCTGATGAAGATATGGGATTTGGTTTATTTGATTAG
- the PXN gene encoding paxillin isoform X3, which translates to MDDLDALLADLESTTSHISKRPVFLSEETPYSYPTGNHTYQEIAVPPPVPPPPSSEALNGTVLDPLDQWQPSGTRYIHQQPPPQSPVYNSSAKNPSVPVSRDSLGSPCPRGASEEEHVYSFPNKQKSAEPSPTIMSSSLGSNLSELDRLLLELNAVQHSPASGFLSDDTNQSPPLPGGLSAHYGIPENNSPLGGKVTPPVKEKPKRNGARGLEDVRPSVESLLDELESSVPSPVPAITVNQGEMNSPQRITSSQQQTRISASSATRELDELMASLSDFKFMAQGKVGSSSPPGGPPKPGSQLDSMLGSLQSDLNKLGVATVAKGVCGACKKPIAGQVVTAMGKTWHPEHFVCTHCQEEIGSRNFFERDGQPYCEKDYHNLFSPRCFYCNGPILDKVVTALDRTWHPEHFFCAQCGAFFGPEGFHEKDGKAYCRKDYFDMFAPKCGGCARAILENYISALNTLWHPECFVCRECFTPFINGSFFEHDGQPYCEVHYHERRGSLCSGCQKPITGRCITAMAKKFHPEHFVCAFCLKQLNKGTFKEQNDKPYCQNCFVKLFC; encoded by the exons ACGCCCTGCTTGCGGACCTGGAGTCCACCACCTCCCATATCTCCAAACGGCCTGTGTTCCTGTCTGAAGAGACCCCTTATTCCTACCCGACGGGGAACCACACGTATCAAGAGATAGCAGTACCCCCACCGGTCCCTCCACCCCCCTCTAGCGAGGCGCTCAACGGCACTGTTCTCGACCCCCTGGACCAGTGGCAGCCCAGCGGCACCCGATACATCCACCAGCAG CCTCCGCCCCAGTCTCCCGTGTACAACTCCAGTGCGAAAAATCCCAGCGTCCCTGTGTCCCGGGACAGCCTTGGGTCCCCCTGCCCCCGTGGAGCCAGCGAGGAGGAGCACGTGTACAG tTTCCCCAACAAGCAGAAATCAGCTGAGCCGTCCCCCACCATCATGAGCTCCTCACTGGGCAGTAACCTGTCAGAACTTGACCGCCTTCTCCTGGAATTGAATGCTGTCCAGCACAGCCCTGCTTCTGGCTTCTTGTCAG atGACACTAACCAGAGCCCTCCACTGCCCGGGGGGCTGAGTGCTCACTATGGCATCCCCGAGAACAACAGCCCCTTGGGGGGAAAGGTCACCCCTCCGGTGAAAGAGAAGCCCAAGCGGAATGGGGCCCGGGGTCTGGAGGATGTGAGACCCAGCGTGGAGAGCCTTTTGGATGAGCTGGAGAGCTCCGTGCCCAGCCCTGT CCCAGCCATCACTGTGAACCAGGGTGAGATGAACAGCCCTCAGCGCATCACATCCAGCCAGCAGCAGACCcgaatctcagcttcctcagccaCCAGGGAGCTGGACGAGCTGATGGCCTCCCTCTCGGACTTCAAG TTCATGGCCCAGGGGAAGGTGGGGAGCAGCTCCCCACCCGGCGGGCCCCCGAAGCCCGGAAGCCAACTGGACAGCATGCTGGGGAGCCTGCAGTCAGACCTGAACAAATTGGGGGTGGCCACGGTCGCCAAAGGTGTCTGTGGGGCCTGCAAGAAGCCCATTGCTGGACAG gtggTGACGGCAATGGGGAAGACCTGGCACCCGGAGCATTTCGTCTGCACCCACTGCCAGGAAGAGATCGGCTCCCGGAACTTCTTTGAACGCGATGGGCAGCCCTACTGTGAAAAAGACTACCACAATCTCTTCTCTCCTCGATGCTTCTATTGTAACGGGCCCATCTTGGAT aaAGTGGTGACGGCCTTGGACCGAACTTGGCACCCCGAGCACTTCTTCTGTGCTCAATGTGGAGCTTTCTTTGGACCAGAAG GGTTCCATGAGAAAGATGGGAAGGCATATTGTCGAAAAGATTACTTTGACATGTTTGCCCCTAAGTGTGGAGGCTGTGCCCGGGCCATCCTAGAGAACTACATCTCTGCACTCAACACCCTCTGGCACCCCGAGTGTTTCGTCTGCCGG GAATGCTTCACCCCCTTCATCAACGGCAGCTTTTTCGAGCACGACGGGCAGCCCTACTGTGAGGTGCATTACCACGAGCGTCGCGGCTCGCTCTGCTCCGGCTGCCAGAAGCCCATCACGGGCCGCTGTATCACCGCCATGGCCAAGAAGTTCCACCCGGAGCATTTTGTCTGCGCCTTCTGTCTCAAGCAGCTCAACAAGGGCACCTTCAAGGAACAGAACGACAAGCCCTACTGTCAGAACTGCTTTGTCAAGCTCTTCTGCTAG
- the PXN gene encoding paxillin isoform X2, producing the protein MDDLDALLADLESTTSHISKRPVFLSEETPYSYPTGNHTYQEIAVPPPVPPPPSSEALNGTVLDPLDQWQPSGTRYIHQQPPPQSPVYNSSAKNPSVPVSRDSLGSPCPRGASEEEHVYSFPNKQKSAEPSPTIMSSSLGSNLSELDRLLLELNAVQHSPASGFLSDDTNQSPPLPGGLSAHYGIPENNSPLGGKVTPPVKEKPKRNGARGLEDVRPSVESLLDELESSVPSPVPAITVNQGEMNSPQRITSSQQQTRISASSATRELDELMASLSDFKTSSSVSPRSELLASSHTSPEPHGTRSSSASLMPRTGQISGDWGSASGVLCIEENGDSGRSSPALSSDPLPGGVSDAGSSGLSFMDGCPSGTEDQSLTQRKHTARADPSSEKRPPEAICSVSFLPKAHTRPQEPIPSWKVPTSPPSLEEVGDASRTQLWALEPPGAPDSHEAACAMEGAIEPAVVAVTRKDVFPDTWGPVKEPRLQRTLAVQGLMSQDGGHPTQAEKELGQESAPRRAASAMSSTGGGWGTETPTSSSRRDEPELPLAAETPAVERISTSGQAGI; encoded by the exons ACGCCCTGCTTGCGGACCTGGAGTCCACCACCTCCCATATCTCCAAACGGCCTGTGTTCCTGTCTGAAGAGACCCCTTATTCCTACCCGACGGGGAACCACACGTATCAAGAGATAGCAGTACCCCCACCGGTCCCTCCACCCCCCTCTAGCGAGGCGCTCAACGGCACTGTTCTCGACCCCCTGGACCAGTGGCAGCCCAGCGGCACCCGATACATCCACCAGCAG CCTCCGCCCCAGTCTCCCGTGTACAACTCCAGTGCGAAAAATCCCAGCGTCCCTGTGTCCCGGGACAGCCTTGGGTCCCCCTGCCCCCGTGGAGCCAGCGAGGAGGAGCACGTGTACAG tTTCCCCAACAAGCAGAAATCAGCTGAGCCGTCCCCCACCATCATGAGCTCCTCACTGGGCAGTAACCTGTCAGAACTTGACCGCCTTCTCCTGGAATTGAATGCTGTCCAGCACAGCCCTGCTTCTGGCTTCTTGTCAG atGACACTAACCAGAGCCCTCCACTGCCCGGGGGGCTGAGTGCTCACTATGGCATCCCCGAGAACAACAGCCCCTTGGGGGGAAAGGTCACCCCTCCGGTGAAAGAGAAGCCCAAGCGGAATGGGGCCCGGGGTCTGGAGGATGTGAGACCCAGCGTGGAGAGCCTTTTGGATGAGCTGGAGAGCTCCGTGCCCAGCCCTGT CCCAGCCATCACTGTGAACCAGGGTGAGATGAACAGCCCTCAGCGCATCACATCCAGCCAGCAGCAGACCcgaatctcagcttcctcagccaCCAGGGAGCTGGACGAGCTGATGGCCTCCCTCTCGGACTTCAAG ACCAGCTCCTCCGTGTCCCCGCGATCAGAGCTGTTGGCCAGCTCACATACGTCTCCAGAACCACACGGCACCCGCTCATCTTCTGCTTCCTTGATGCCCCGAACTGGACAGATCTCTGGTGACTGGGGGAGTGCCTCTGGGGTCCTGTGCATTGAAGAGAATGGGGACTCAGGAAGGAGTTCCCCAGCTCTGTCCTCAGATCCCCTGCCTGGGGGGGTGTCTGATGCTGGCAGCTCTGGGTTATCTTTCATGGATGGGTGTCCCTCTGGAACAGAGGACCAGAGCCTGACTCAAAGGAAACACACGGCCAGAGCTGATCCCAGCAGTGAGAAGAGGCCTCCTGAGGCTATTTGTTCTGTCTCCTTCTTGCCCAAAGCACACACAAGGCCCCAGGAGCCCATCCCATCTTGGAAGGTGCCCACCAGCCCTCCTAGTCTAGAGGAGGTGGGTGATGCTTCAAGGACACAGCTGTGGGCTTTGGAGCCCCCTGGAGCCCCAGATTCACATGAAGCTGCTTGTGCCATGGAAGGAGCCATCGAACCAGCTGTTGTTGCCGTGACCCGAAAAGATGTATTCCCAGACACCTGGGGCCCTGTGAAGGAACCCAGACTACAGAGGACCTTGGCAGTGCAGGGGCTGATGAGTCAGGATGGTGGCCACCCCACCCAGGCCGAAAAGGAGCTGGGTCAGGAGAGCGCTCCCAGGAGAGCCGCATCTGCCATGAGCTCCACAGGGGGAGGCTGGGGCACAGAAACCCCAACAAGCTCGTCTAGGAGGGATGAGCCGGAGCTGCCCCTGGCAGCAGAGACTCCAGCTGTGGAGAGGATTTCCACCTCTGGCCAGGCAGGCATCTGA